One window of Henckelia pumila isolate YLH828 unplaced genomic scaffold, ASM3356847v2 CTG_525:::fragment_3, whole genome shotgun sequence genomic DNA carries:
- the LOC140873123 gene encoding beta-amylase 1, chloroplastic — protein sequence MAMSLPHQIGAISGAQLPGEVSGEVPGSATVTAAVWRAPANVRVVSHRAGAEADRLSPSPPLSPVRGGVRPDLSVAAQALMMPPAAPVTEDKEYVAGGGAQDKAAQKGVPVFVMMPLDSVTWNHTVNRKKAMNASLQALKSAGVKGIMMDVWWGLVEGERPGEYNWGGYSELIEMAKKHGLKVQAVMSFHQCGGNVGDSCTIPLPKWVVEEIDNDPDLAYTDQWGRRNYEYISLGCDTLPVLKGRTPVQCYSDFMRAFKDKFENFLGGTIVEIQVGMGPAGELRYPSYPEQNGTWKFPGIGAFQCCDKYMISSLKAAAEALGKPEWGHTGPTDAGHYNNWPEDTVFFRKEGGGWNSTYGEFFLSWYSQMLLDHGERILQSTTSIFENPRVKISVKIAGIHWHYGSRSHAPELTAGYYNTRFRDGYLPIAQMLARHGAIFNFTCIEMRDHEQPQDALCAPEKLVNQVALATIGAEVPLAGENALPRYDDYAHEQILQAAALNVEGNSEGREMCAFTYLRMNPDLFQPDNWRRFVAFVKKMNEGRDVHKCWEEVEREAEHFVQVTQPLVQEAAVALMH from the exons ATGGCAATGAGTCTGCCTCACCAGATCGGAGCGATTTCCGGTGCCCAGTTGCCGGGGGAGGTTTCCGGGGAGGTCCCGGGATCGGCGACGGTGACCGCCGCGGTGTGGAGGGCGCCTGCGAATGTGCGAGTCGTGTCTCACAGAGCGGGAGCTGAGGCGGACCGGCTGTCCCCCTCGCCGCCATTGAGCCCTGTGAGGGGCGGCGTGAGGCCGGATCTGTCGGTTGCAGCGCAGGCTTTGATGATGCCGCCGGCGGCGCCTGTCACGGAGGACAAGGAGTATGTAGCGGGAGGAGGTGCGCAGGACAAGGCGGCCCAGAAGGGGGTTCCGGTTTTCGTGATGATGCCGCTGGATAGCGTGACGTGGAATCACACGGTGAACCGGAAGAAGGCGATGAACGCGAGTTTGCAGGCGCTGAAGAGCGCCGGAGTGAAGGGGATAATGATGGATGTGTGGTGGGGGCTGGTGGAGGGGGAGAGGCCCGGGGAGTATAACTGGGGCGGCTATTCGGAGTTGATCGAGATGGCCAAGAAACACGGCCTCAAAGTTCAGGCGGTGATGTCTTTCCACCAGTGCGGCGGAAATGTTGGCGACTCTTGCAC CATTCCTCTGCCGAAATGGGTTGTGGAGGAGATAGACAATGATCCGGATCTTGCATATACAGATCAGTGGGGTCGAAGGAACTACGAGTACATATCACTTGGGTGTGACACTCTTCCAGTACTTAAGGGAAGAACTCCTGTACAATGTTATTCGGATTTCATGAGGGCTTTCAAGGACAAATTCGAGAATTTTCTGGGCGGCACCATCGTG GAAATTCAAGTTGGAATGGGTCCGGCAGGTGAACTTCGGTACCCATCGTATCCAGAGCAAAACGGGACATGGAAGTTTCCTGGGATTGGAGCTTTTCAATGCTGCGACAAG TACATGATCAGTAGCCTAAAAGCAGCAGCTGAAGCACTCGGAAAACCTGAATGGGGACACACTGGTCCAACTGATGCAGGCCACTACAACAACTGGCCAGAAGACACAGTTTTCTTCCGTAAAGAAGGTGGTGGCTGGAACAGTACGTACGGGGAGTTTTTCCTTTCTTGGTACTCCCAAATGCTTCTAGACCATGGCGAGCGAATATTACAATCCACCACAAGTATATTCGAAAACCCAAGGGTCAAAATCTCTGTCAAGATTGCCGGAATTCACTGGCATTATGGTTCTCGTTCCCACGCCCCCGAACTCACAGCAGGATACTACAACACCCGTTTCCGTGATGGCTACTTACCAATTGCTCAGATGCTTGCACGCCATGGTGCCATATTTAACTTCACATGTATAGAGATGAGAGACCACGAGCAACCCCAAGATGCTCTATGTGCACCCGAGAAACTCGTCAACCAAGTAGCTTTAGCAACCATCGGAGCTGAGGTTCCTCTCGCTGGAGAAAACGCCCTCCCAAGATATGACGATTATGCACACGAACAGATACTGCAGGCCGCGGCCTTGAATGTCGAAGGGAACTCGGAGGGGAGAGAGATGTGTGCTTTTACGTATTTGAGGATGAACCCTGATCTGTTTCAACCCGATAACTGGAGACGTTTTGTTGCTTTCGTGAAGAAGATGAACGAGGGACGAGACGTGCACAAGTGTTGGGAGGAAGTCGAGCGGGAAGCCGAGCACTTTGTGCAAGTAACTCAGCCTTTAGTGCAGGAAGCTGCTGTTGCTCTGATGCATTAG